A region from the Bacillus sp. Marseille-P3661 genome encodes:
- the panF gene encoding sodium/pantothenate symporter → MNWEAASTLFGSVALIFIIGLIASRNDKTNQSFVQDYYLGGRSLGGFVLAMTMTATYGSASSFIGGPGVAYNEGLGWVLLSVTQVATGYFTLMILGKKFAIVTRKYQAITLVDFLKERYQSKWVVLLSSCSIVVFLFSAMAAQWIGGGRLIESLTGLSYQSALFIFVVTVLIYVTFGGFRAVTLTDAVQGSIMFMGTVILLIGVIIAGGGISTIIADLQAENPNLITPFGAKGTLTPAYVSSYWVLVGVGVVALPQIAVRAMSYKNTQSFHRALIIGTIVVGVIMLNMHVIGVFARPILPGIEVGDRVMPLIALEVLPPWLAGIVLAAPLAAIMSTVDSLLLLVSSTIVKDVYINYINPNVSRKKVQQISMGITALLGVIVFLMAVNPPDLIIWLNLFAIGGLEAAFLWPIVMGLYWKNGNKYGALASMVVGIISYVLFQSYYPQPFGMHAVVSSIGLAFVAYVSFSLGTVKRIN, encoded by the coding sequence ATGAATTGGGAAGCAGCAAGTACGTTATTTGGTTCAGTGGCCCTTATTTTTATTATTGGATTAATAGCAAGTCGAAACGATAAAACAAATCAATCTTTTGTGCAGGATTACTATTTAGGTGGTCGGAGTTTAGGCGGTTTTGTACTTGCAATGACAATGACTGCGACATATGGCAGTGCAAGTAGCTTCATTGGCGGCCCTGGTGTTGCCTATAATGAGGGATTAGGTTGGGTGTTGTTGTCGGTGACTCAGGTAGCAACAGGATATTTTACTTTAATGATTCTAGGGAAAAAATTTGCGATTGTAACCCGAAAGTATCAGGCAATTACATTGGTTGACTTTTTGAAAGAGCGATACCAATCGAAGTGGGTCGTATTACTATCTTCTTGTAGTATAGTTGTTTTTTTATTTTCCGCAATGGCAGCTCAATGGATTGGTGGGGGCCGTCTGATTGAATCATTGACAGGCTTATCGTATCAATCAGCTTTGTTTATTTTCGTAGTAACTGTTTTAATTTATGTAACGTTTGGTGGATTTCGTGCTGTAACATTAACTGATGCAGTTCAAGGAAGTATCATGTTTATGGGCACAGTGATTCTGCTCATTGGTGTTATTATCGCAGGTGGAGGAATATCAACAATCATAGCTGACCTTCAAGCTGAGAATCCCAATTTAATTACGCCTTTTGGAGCAAAAGGAACATTAACACCTGCTTATGTCTCTTCTTATTGGGTATTAGTGGGTGTCGGTGTTGTGGCATTACCACAAATAGCTGTTCGTGCAATGTCTTATAAAAACACACAGTCCTTTCACCGAGCCTTAATCATTGGCACGATTGTCGTGGGTGTTATTATGCTAAACATGCATGTAATTGGTGTATTCGCTCGTCCAATTTTACCAGGAATTGAAGTGGGCGATCGCGTAATGCCGCTTATTGCACTGGAAGTGTTACCTCCATGGTTAGCTGGAATTGTGCTTGCTGCACCGTTAGCAGCCATTATGTCAACGGTGGACTCATTACTTTTATTAGTGAGTTCAACGATTGTGAAAGATGTATATATTAATTACATAAACCCTAATGTTTCTCGTAAAAAAGTACAGCAAATTAGTATGGGAATTACAGCTTTACTGGGAGTCATCGTCTTTTTGATGGCGGTTAATCCTCCTGATTTAATAATCTGGCTTAACTTATTTGCGATTGGTGGATTGGAAGCAGCGTTTTTATGGCCGATTGTGATGGGTCTTTATTGGAAAAATGGAAATAAATATGGAGCCCTTGCTTCAATGGTAGTTGGAATAATCTCCTACGTCTTATTCCAATCCTATTATCCACAACCATTCGGAATGCATGCAGTTGTTTCATCGATTGGACTTGCATTCGTGGCTTATGTTAGTTTTAGTTTAGGTACAGTGAAGAGAATTAATTAG
- a CDS encoding DUF1648 domain-containing protein: MTLAIFLMIAIIVVGIQTAVPYLVKRSVIFGVTIPEQHLNNQKLTTYKKRYALMVSLLSALVLTCYLIWALINNPTEEQTVLVGIFIQFGIILFSLSLYFYFHGKTQQLKKDNKWVENLKQMKITDLSVRAQDEMLPWYVYFVPILISVGVVGYTILNYDLLPNQIPTHWGINGEADAFTKKTPLSAVQMPLTLLAIQIMFLALHVGKKKSGIKLSATSTNASRIRQLTLRKYSSWLMFIISILVTAMFSIFQLRTIHPDLFAGTMVAATPLFFLVVVLSATIAFSVKVGRSDKLNIDEAKENITDYDEDDNWIGGLIYFNKNDPSILVEKRFGIGWTLNFANSIGYLIILIPLIVILLISFM, from the coding sequence ATGACATTAGCCATTTTTCTGATGATAGCAATTATAGTAGTTGGTATTCAAACAGCGGTCCCCTATTTAGTTAAACGTAGCGTCATATTCGGGGTTACCATCCCAGAACAACACTTAAATAACCAAAAGCTAACAACCTATAAAAAAAGGTATGCACTTATGGTTTCCCTGCTCTCCGCTTTGGTTTTAACCTGTTATTTAATTTGGGCTCTTATAAATAATCCTACGGAAGAACAAACAGTGCTAGTAGGGATTTTTATCCAATTTGGTATTATCCTATTTAGTCTTTCGCTATATTTTTATTTTCACGGAAAAACACAGCAATTAAAAAAGGATAACAAGTGGGTAGAAAATTTAAAACAAATGAAAATCACTGATTTATCTGTCCGTGCACAGGATGAAATGCTACCTTGGTATGTATATTTTGTACCCATCCTTATTTCAGTCGGCGTAGTTGGTTATACCATTCTTAATTATGATCTTTTACCGAACCAAATTCCAACCCACTGGGGCATTAACGGCGAAGCAGATGCTTTTACTAAAAAGACACCATTATCTGCAGTCCAAATGCCATTAACGCTTCTTGCCATACAGATTATGTTTTTAGCGCTCCACGTTGGAAAGAAAAAATCTGGGATCAAATTAAGTGCAACTAGTACCAATGCATCTCGTATTCGTCAACTTACATTAAGGAAATATTCAAGCTGGTTGATGTTTATCATTAGCATTCTGGTAACAGCTATGTTTAGTATTTTTCAGTTAAGAACGATTCACCCTGATTTATTCGCAGGAACGATGGTTGCGGCAACACCTCTCTTTTTCCTTGTTGTTGTATTATCCGCAACCATTGCCTTCTCCGTAAAAGTAGGACGTTCCGATAAACTAAATATTGATGAAGCCAAAGAGAATATAACCGATTACGATGAAGATGACAACTGGATTGGCGGTTTGATTTATTTTAATAAAAATGATCCATCCATACTTGTAGAAAAACGCTTTGGAATTGGTTGGACCCTCAACTTTGCTAACTCGATCGGTTATTTGATTATTTTAATACCACTCATCGTGATTTTATTAATTTCATTTATGTAG
- a CDS encoding VOC family protein, whose product MNLGAFSVSLNVKNIHSSKAFYEDLGFQVFGGEITQNWLIMKNENCIIGLFQGMFEKNILTFNPGWDENAENLDSYIDVREIQKQLKGKGMKLLTEADETSEGPAHFTLEDPDGNLILIDQHR is encoded by the coding sequence ATGAATTTAGGAGCATTTTCAGTAAGTTTAAACGTAAAAAACATTCATTCATCAAAAGCGTTTTACGAAGATCTTGGCTTTCAGGTTTTTGGCGGTGAGATAACTCAAAATTGGCTTATTATGAAGAATGAAAATTGCATAATTGGATTATTCCAAGGAATGTTTGAAAAGAACATTCTAACCTTTAATCCAGGATGGGATGAAAATGCTGAAAATCTCGATTCATATATCGATGTCCGAGAAATTCAAAAGCAACTTAAAGGAAAAGGAATGAAATTGCTGACTGAAGCAGATGAAACAAGTGAAGGACCTGCACATTTTACACTTGAGGATCCAGATGGCAATTTAATTCTTATAGACCAACATCGATGA
- a CDS encoding YhdT family protein has product MSKHTNDQRFKIANREALIGIGLVLFNFVWWFAFAYGLGSKEPSSYTYVFGFPAWFFYSCVMGVVVMSILVFIIVKVFFVDVPFSDEELKE; this is encoded by the coding sequence TTGAGCAAACATACTAATGACCAGCGATTTAAAATAGCAAATAGGGAAGCACTAATCGGAATTGGACTCGTACTATTTAATTTTGTATGGTGGTTTGCATTTGCTTATGGATTGGGAAGTAAAGAACCTTCCAGCTATACATATGTTTTTGGATTCCCAGCATGGTTTTTCTACAGCTGTGTAATGGGTGTAGTTGTCATGTCAATATTGGTATTTATTATTGTAAAAGTATTTTTTGTGGATGTTCCATTTAGTGACGAGGAGTTAAAAGAATGA
- a CDS encoding nuclear transport factor 2 family protein, translating into MSTHQHLTPANSLKEKAVSFLQLVASGEVRAAYQRYIGPDFCHHNPYFRGNADSLMLAMEENSVQNPHKILEVKHAIQEGNTVAVHSHVKQNPDDLGGAVVHIFRFKDNLIVEMWDIGQPIPEDSPNENGMF; encoded by the coding sequence ATGAGCACCCATCAACACTTGACACCGGCCAACTCACTAAAAGAGAAAGCAGTGTCTTTTCTACAGCTCGTAGCATCAGGTGAAGTACGTGCGGCATACCAGCGTTACATTGGACCAGACTTTTGTCACCATAATCCCTATTTCCGTGGCAATGCAGATTCACTCATGCTCGCAATGGAAGAGAATTCAGTCCAAAACCCACACAAGATACTAGAAGTTAAACATGCTATTCAAGAAGGAAATACCGTAGCAGTACACTCTCATGTGAAACAGAATCCAGATGATCTTGGAGGAGCTGTAGTACATATCTTTCGTTTCAAAGATAACCTAATCGTTGAAATGTGGGATATAGGTCAACCTATACCTGAGGATTCCCCAAATGAAAATGGTATGTTCTAA
- a CDS encoding mechanosensitive ion channel family protein, giving the protein MEFITNLLLDYGLAPNVVRYLSSVIMLLFIAFICIVANFITKKVVIRIITHYVNNNKFQWDNMLLERKVFHKLSHFVPAIIIFYFAPTFPIYQSIIEKGAITYSIIVALMVIHSLLNAINDIYQTFEISKIKPIKGYIQVVNIIVLTLGVILIISNLMGESPLILFSGIGALSAVLMLVFKDSLLGLVAGIQLAANDMVRVGDWIEMPKYEADGDIIDISLNTVKVQNWDKTITMIPSYALISDSFKNWRGMQSSGGRRIKRSLYIDTSSITFCTEEMLEKFKNIHHLSDYIISKEQEIVEYNAKFELAKNNRVNGRALTNIGVFRIYISNYLKNHPGINQKMTLMVRQLAPSENGLPLEIYAFTNDVRWDVYESVQSDIFDHLFAVAPEFGIQVFQNPSGNNLKNLIDESKNMVRVREIDQ; this is encoded by the coding sequence ATGGAGTTCATTACTAATCTACTACTTGACTATGGCTTGGCTCCTAATGTAGTCAGATATCTTTCTAGTGTGATCATGCTACTTTTTATAGCATTTATCTGTATAGTCGCAAATTTTATTACAAAAAAAGTTGTGATTAGAATTATTACTCATTACGTCAACAATAATAAATTTCAATGGGATAATATGCTTTTGGAAAGGAAGGTTTTTCATAAGCTATCTCATTTTGTACCTGCTATTATAATTTTTTACTTTGCACCAACCTTTCCAATCTATCAATCTATAATTGAGAAGGGTGCTATTACTTATAGTATTATCGTAGCATTAATGGTTATCCATAGTTTATTGAATGCGATTAATGATATTTATCAAACTTTTGAAATATCCAAGATTAAGCCGATAAAGGGATATATTCAGGTAGTTAACATTATTGTGTTAACTTTAGGGGTCATCTTAATTATTTCGAACCTGATGGGGGAGAGTCCTCTAATTTTGTTCAGTGGTATAGGTGCACTCTCGGCAGTTCTAATGTTAGTATTTAAAGATTCATTATTAGGACTTGTAGCGGGCATTCAGTTGGCAGCCAATGATATGGTTCGCGTTGGGGACTGGATTGAAATGCCGAAGTATGAAGCTGACGGGGATATCATTGATATTTCTTTAAATACAGTAAAGGTTCAAAACTGGGATAAAACGATTACGATGATACCAAGCTATGCTCTTATATCGGATTCTTTTAAAAACTGGAGAGGTATGCAAAGTTCAGGTGGGCGACGTATCAAGCGATCTTTATATATAGATACAAGCAGCATCACGTTTTGCACGGAGGAAATGCTTGAGAAGTTTAAGAATATCCACCATTTATCCGACTACATTATTAGCAAGGAACAAGAAATTGTAGAGTACAATGCTAAGTTTGAATTGGCTAAGAACAATCGAGTGAATGGGCGGGCGCTTACGAATATCGGTGTATTTAGGATTTATATCAGCAACTATCTCAAAAATCATCCTGGAATTAATCAAAAGATGACCTTAATGGTTAGACAGTTGGCCCCTAGTGAGAACGGGCTGCCACTAGAAATATACGCTTTTACAAATGATGTAAGGTGGGACGTGTACGAATCGGTCCAATCGGATATTTTTGATCATCTATTTGCAGTTGCACCAGAGTTTGGAATTCAAGTATTTCAGAACCCATCGGGAAATAATTTGAAAAACTTGATAGATGAGTCAAAGAATATGGTGAGGGTAAGAGAAATAGATCAGTAA
- a CDS encoding SRPBCC family protein, with translation MSIRFEVKRIIRESKGKVYKGLLDLDAAKNWMQGLVRIKRLDEGPLQVGSEWKETRKMFGKEATEHFEVVQLDEPDKIVLRCDGTKGTTGKGEFVFTYILVSFDNQTEVTLFGEINGLTGLSKFFGKMMAGSFKKACAKDLDALKDFLER, from the coding sequence TTGAGTATTCGTTTTGAAGTGAAAAGAATCATACGTGAATCAAAGGGGAAAGTGTACAAGGGTTTGCTTGATCTTGATGCAGCAAAGAACTGGATGCAAGGTTTAGTAAGAATAAAGCGATTGGATGAGGGGCCTTTGCAGGTGGGAAGTGAGTGGAAGGAAACAAGAAAGATGTTTGGAAAAGAAGCGACTGAGCATTTTGAAGTGGTCCAACTAGATGAACCTGATAAAATTGTTCTTCGCTGTGATGGAACGAAAGGTACTACGGGTAAAGGAGAATTTGTGTTTACGTACATCCTAGTTTCATTTGATAATCAAACAGAAGTTACTTTATTTGGAGAGATTAATGGACTAACTGGTTTATCTAAATTTTTCGGGAAAATGATGGCTGGATCTTTTAAAAAAGCCTGTGCGAAGGATTTGGATGCGTTAAAAGATTTTCTTGAGAGATGA
- a CDS encoding GIY-YIG nuclease family protein has product MDRKRELKQQYKETTVEAGVYQIKNKLNNKILIGSTRNFKTLNGTKFMLETNGYTTNKQLQTEWTQYGKDAFTFDILEKLKQNDDPYFNEKEALADLEEKWLEQLQPYGERGYNER; this is encoded by the coding sequence ATGGACCGCAAAAGGGAATTAAAACAGCAATATAAAGAAACAACGGTTGAAGCAGGTGTTTATCAAATCAAAAATAAACTAAACAACAAAATCTTAATCGGTAGTACACGTAACTTTAAAACCCTAAACGGAACTAAATTCATGCTTGAAACCAATGGTTATACTACCAACAAACAGCTTCAAACTGAGTGGACACAATACGGGAAAGATGCATTCACCTTTGACATACTTGAAAAATTGAAACAAAACGATGACCCATATTTTAATGAGAAAGAGGCGTTAGCAGATCTTGAAGAAAAATGGTTAGAGCAACTACAACCATATGGAGAACGGGGCTATAACGAAAGATAA
- a CDS encoding putative bifunctional diguanylate cyclase/phosphodiesterase, with protein MTLFQNGINKRNVEDFRAMSVHLWLVSIACIIIPFLIDFILRSDTPLVVYLLFLIPIIVFAIYFSIRKMLLSISIFSLFHSLMGVVYEVQHGGGINDIDIRLYNHIGFTVVSFAIALLVGGLLKEMKESELRYRSVVENAPQLIVIHQYQKIVYANPTSLELFGINKVSDIIGKSITEFIDPSNREKLVQRIREVSEDHRGNEFIEYKVSRPDGKQLYLEMLGKIINFKGQPAILVVGKDVTSKKEYQEKIEHLAYHDHLTGLPNRFLLNRQLEETLANYKGTNNKLSLLFIDLDRFKFINDTMGHKLGDNLLIQVSERLVKNVRDGDVVARQGGDEFLVLLKNGDSSHAQEVAERILKCFTIPFIIDGEEFYSSPSIGISTYPNDGEDADTLIKNADKAMYLAKKRGRNNFEFYLKEDESILERKLLLERELKKAIYKKQLILHYQPKVEMVTGKIYGVEALLRWQHPELGLISPAEMIPIAEESGMIIPIGEWVLRESCKQIKAWEEAGFFIKIAVNVSSLQFGESRFVETVKAVLSESQLSPERLCLEITESIMQDIKQSSVIILELKELGVEIAVDDFGTGYSSLSVLNSLSIDTVKIDKSFVKDISSNSNTASLVKTIIEMGENLKFGLVAEGIEDKRQAEFLIQHGCIFGQGFFFSPPLPVAEIENLLIEQNLS; from the coding sequence ATGACTCTCTTCCAAAACGGTATTAACAAAAGAAATGTAGAGGATTTTCGGGCAATGTCAGTTCACTTATGGTTAGTGAGTATCGCTTGTATAATAATCCCTTTTTTAATAGATTTTATCCTTCGTTCAGATACACCATTAGTTGTATATCTTCTGTTTTTAATTCCTATTATCGTTTTTGCTATTTATTTTAGCATACGAAAAATGTTACTATCGATATCAATTTTTAGTTTATTTCACAGCTTAATGGGTGTTGTTTATGAGGTTCAGCACGGAGGCGGAATAAACGATATTGATATTCGTTTATATAATCACATAGGATTTACAGTTGTTTCTTTTGCGATTGCACTCCTAGTAGGCGGATTACTAAAGGAAATGAAAGAAAGTGAATTGCGATATAGAAGTGTTGTCGAGAATGCACCCCAACTCATCGTCATTCATCAGTATCAAAAAATTGTTTATGCTAATCCAACTAGCCTAGAACTTTTCGGTATAAATAAAGTATCTGATATCATAGGAAAATCAATTACTGAGTTTATTGATCCATCAAACAGAGAAAAGCTCGTTCAGCGTATCCGTGAAGTATCGGAGGATCATAGAGGAAATGAGTTTATTGAATATAAAGTAAGTAGACCTGACGGTAAGCAGCTCTACTTAGAAATGCTAGGGAAAATTATTAATTTTAAAGGACAGCCTGCAATTTTGGTTGTGGGTAAAGATGTTACTTCGAAAAAAGAATATCAAGAAAAAATTGAGCATTTGGCATACCATGATCATTTAACGGGGTTGCCCAATCGTTTTCTTTTAAATAGGCAGTTAGAAGAGACATTAGCTAATTATAAAGGAACTAACAACAAACTATCTTTACTCTTTATAGATTTAGACCGATTTAAATTTATCAATGATACGATGGGACATAAATTAGGAGATAATTTGTTGATACAAGTAAGCGAAAGACTCGTTAAAAACGTTCGTGATGGTGATGTTGTTGCACGACAAGGTGGAGATGAATTTCTTGTTTTATTAAAGAATGGCGACTCTTCACATGCTCAGGAGGTTGCAGAACGTATTTTGAAATGCTTTACTATTCCATTTATTATTGACGGGGAGGAATTTTATTCTTCGCCAAGTATTGGAATTAGTACATATCCAAATGATGGGGAAGATGCAGATACTCTCATTAAGAATGCAGATAAAGCAATGTATTTAGCTAAAAAGCGTGGGCGTAATAACTTTGAGTTTTATTTGAAAGAAGATGAAAGTATTCTAGAAAGAAAGCTACTATTGGAACGTGAATTAAAAAAAGCTATTTACAAAAAGCAGCTTATCCTGCACTATCAACCAAAAGTAGAGATGGTAACGGGAAAAATATATGGAGTTGAAGCATTACTTCGCTGGCAGCATCCAGAACTTGGCCTTATTTCTCCTGCAGAAATGATTCCAATTGCTGAAGAATCAGGTATGATTATCCCAATTGGAGAATGGGTTCTCCGCGAGTCATGTAAACAAATTAAAGCTTGGGAAGAAGCTGGATTTTTTATAAAAATAGCCGTAAATGTGTCAAGTTTACAGTTTGGAGAAAGTCGATTTGTAGAAACCGTTAAAGCAGTTCTATCTGAAAGTCAACTATCCCCGGAACGGCTTTGCTTAGAAATAACGGAGAGCATTATGCAAGACATAAAGCAATCATCAGTTATTATCCTAGAATTAAAAGAGTTAGGCGTTGAAATTGCTGTTGATGATTTTGGAACTGGCTATTCCTCATTGAGTGTATTAAATAGCTTGTCAATAGATACAGTTAAGATTGATAAATCGTTTGTTAAAGATATCAGCTCCAATTCAAATACAGCTTCTTTGGTAAAGACCATCATTGAAATGGGTGAAAATTTAAAGTTTGGCTTAGTTGCAGAAGGAATTGAGGATAAACGACAGGCTGAATTTTTAATCCAGCATGGTTGTATATTTGGTCAAGGATTTTTCTTTAGTCCACCACTTCCAGTAGCTGAGATTGAAAATTTATTAATAGAACAAAATTTGTCATAA
- a CDS encoding DUF2087 domain-containing protein encodes MELSNLFWDASLEELKRGYIEESDSFTCLLCVEKIEKGIIYPYEDRFYEAERFIRIHIETSHESVFEYLLGMDKKLTGLTDHQKSLLHLFYQSKNDKDIQKELDIGSTSTIRHHRFALKEKERQAKTFLAMMELLKEKDQYAPAFLPVHKTATMVDDRYNITQEEQIKIVKQYFAKGALTKFPPKEKQRLVVLREISKQLKIDHIYDEQELNQTLKGYYVDYVLIRRYLIEYGFLDRKPDGSKYWLKK; translated from the coding sequence GTGGAACTGTCAAATTTGTTTTGGGATGCCTCTTTAGAAGAATTAAAACGGGGTTATATTGAAGAAAGTGATTCTTTTACTTGCCTTCTTTGTGTAGAAAAGATTGAAAAAGGAATTATTTATCCTTATGAAGATAGATTTTACGAAGCAGAAAGATTTATCCGGATTCATATTGAAACTAGCCACGAGTCTGTTTTTGAATATTTACTTGGAATGGATAAAAAACTTACCGGTCTTACGGATCATCAAAAAAGCCTACTACACCTTTTTTATCAAAGCAAGAATGACAAAGACATTCAAAAAGAACTTGATATCGGAAGTACATCTACTATTCGTCATCATCGTTTTGCATTAAAAGAAAAGGAACGACAAGCCAAAACTTTTTTAGCGATGATGGAATTACTTAAAGAAAAAGATCAATACGCACCAGCCTTTTTACCTGTGCATAAGACAGCCACAATGGTTGATGACAGATATAACATCACTCAGGAGGAACAAATAAAAATAGTAAAGCAATATTTTGCAAAAGGAGCATTAACCAAATTTCCACCAAAGGAAAAACAAAGGCTAGTCGTCCTTCGGGAAATTTCTAAACAATTAAAAATAGATCACATATACGATGAACAAGAGCTGAATCAAACATTAAAAGGTTATTATGTAGATTACGTTTTAATCAGGAGATATCTAATTGAATATGGTTTTTTAGATCGTAAACCAGATGGCAGCAAATATTGGCTAAAAAAGTAA
- a CDS encoding MFS transporter — MNTVDNNYKENWLRNIILFLSSQTISLFGSSLVQYAIMWYITLTTESGLMMTLYIICGFIPTFILSPVAGVWADRYNRKMLIILADGLIAIATLILAILFLMGFDAIWLLFLMAAIRAFGTGIQMPAVGAILPQIVPKDKLTKVNGANGSIQAVIMFVSPMVSAALLATTSIDIIFFIDVITAVIAIVTLLAFLKVSVHEKAAEKQTSSYFSDFVEGLKYVNNHDFLKKFFLFFAFFFVLMAPAAFLTPLQVTRSFGGDVWRLTAIEIAFSIGMMVGGGVIAAWGGFQNKIKTMTFASLIMGVCTLALGVVPIFWIYLVFMALFGVAMTIFNTPTTVLLQEKIEEDYLGRVFGVMGMISTSMMPIGMLIFGPIADIIRIEWLLIGTGVLIFILAIFLGRNNVLVEAGKPVLNEEPTN, encoded by the coding sequence ATGAATACAGTTGATAACAATTACAAGGAGAATTGGCTGAGAAATATTATTCTCTTTTTAAGTAGTCAAACCATATCGCTATTTGGATCGTCTCTAGTCCAATACGCCATTATGTGGTATATCACTTTAACTACAGAATCGGGTTTAATGATGACGTTGTACATTATTTGCGGTTTTATCCCAACCTTCATTTTGTCCCCCGTCGCAGGGGTTTGGGCAGATCGCTATAACCGAAAAATGCTGATTATTTTAGCGGACGGACTCATTGCGATTGCAACACTGATTCTTGCCATTCTGTTTTTAATGGGATTTGATGCAATTTGGCTACTATTCTTGATGGCAGCGATTCGTGCGTTTGGGACAGGAATCCAAATGCCGGCTGTAGGTGCGATTTTACCACAAATTGTTCCGAAGGATAAGCTGACAAAGGTAAATGGAGCTAATGGAAGTATTCAAGCTGTAATAATGTTCGTATCGCCGATGGTCAGTGCAGCTTTATTGGCTACTACTTCGATTGACATCATCTTTTTCATCGATGTAATTACGGCAGTTATTGCGATCGTAACATTGCTTGCTTTTTTAAAGGTCTCTGTACATGAGAAGGCGGCTGAAAAACAAACTTCTAGTTATTTTAGTGACTTTGTAGAAGGCTTAAAATATGTAAATAACCATGATTTTTTAAAGAAATTCTTCTTATTTTTTGCTTTCTTCTTTGTGTTAATGGCTCCTGCAGCGTTTTTGACACCATTGCAAGTTACTCGTAGCTTCGGTGGTGACGTGTGGAGACTTACTGCAATCGAGATCGCCTTTTCTATTGGCATGATGGTAGGTGGCGGCGTGATTGCTGCTTGGGGAGGATTTCAGAACAAGATTAAAACGATGACATTTGCAAGTCTTATTATGGGCGTCTGCACACTTGCGCTTGGTGTCGTGCCGATCTTTTGGATTTATTTGGTGTTCATGGCATTATTTGGGGTTGCTATGACCATTTTTAATACACCAACTACCGTTTTATTACAGGAGAAAATTGAGGAAGATTATTTAGGAAGAGTGTTTGGAGTTATGGGGATGATTTCTACCTCGATGATGCCAATTGGAATGCTGATATTTGGACCAATCGCAGACATTATTAGAATCGAATGGCTCCTAATAGGAACAGGAGTTTTGATTTTTATTCTTGCTATTTTCTTGGGACGAAACAATGTATTAGTTGAAGCGGGAAAGCCTGTTTTGAATGAAGAACCGACTAATTAG
- a CDS encoding GntR family transcriptional regulator, with protein MIIKVEHDSDIPIYVQLTNQIIEGIARGLIQPGEFLPSVRAFAADLGVNMHTINKSYHQLEKKGIIRIVPKSGAIISSPQDFNEYSLERLKKGYKPLIAESLVVGMSKEQIQELVISIIRDLQVRS; from the coding sequence ATGATTATAAAAGTTGAACATGATTCTGATATTCCCATTTATGTACAATTAACCAATCAAATTATAGAAGGAATCGCGAGAGGTTTGATTCAACCAGGAGAATTCCTACCTTCTGTTAGGGCATTTGCAGCAGACCTGGGTGTCAATATGCATACGATCAATAAAAGTTATCACCAATTAGAAAAAAAGGGAATCATCCGAATTGTTCCAAAATCAGGAGCTATCATCTCTTCACCACAAGATTTCAATGAATACTCTTTGGAAAGGCTAAAAAAAGGTTATAAACCACTTATAGCAGAATCACTTGTCGTTGGAATGTCTAAAGAGCAAATTCAGGAACTCGTTATTTCTATTATTAGAGACTTGCAAGTACGTTCATAG